The segment gacgacagaacctacagagaagctagaggagataactctcgacggttccaatccagaccgaaccaccaggatcggaacgcttgcaaaacccgcaatccgtcaagagctcgtggctttcttgagaagcaataaggatgtgttcgcctggagccatgacgatatgccaggaatcgatccctcggtcattgTACATAAGTTGAACgtgttgccctcgtttccacccgtccgacaaaagaagagagtattcgccccggaacgagaccaagcaatagcggaagaggtccgcaaactccaagatgcaagcttcatcagggaagtctactaccccgattggctggcgaatgtggtaatggtgaagaaaacgagtggcaaatggcggatgtgcgtggacttcaccgatcttaacaaagcatgccccaaagatagctatccccttccaagggtcgacatcctagtggactcgacggctcaacaccaattgctaagcttcatggatgctttctcgggttataaccagatccgcatgcacgaggacgaccaggagaagacttcgtttgtaaccagtcaaggtctcttctgttacaaagtaatgccattcggtctgaagaatgcaggggcaacataccagagactaatgaacaagatgttcgcacagcaaatcgggaggaatgtccaagtttatgtcgacgacatgctggtgaagagccggaaggaggaagaccacttggaagatctcaaggaaacattcggcacacttCGATCccacaacatgaagctcaatccaggaaagtgcgcgtttggtgtaacggcaggaaaattcctaggattcatggtatctcaaagggggattgaagctaacccggacaaaatccgagccataatggagatggcccccccgagaaacgtgaaggaagtacagagccttaacggcaaggtagcggcattgaatagattcgtgtcgagagcgacggacaaatgtttaccattcttccgaacattgaaaaagtcattcgagtggacggacgagtgtcaacgagcattcgaggagttaaaaacctatctatcttcaccacctctactgagcccttcgcaaccaggtgaagagctcttcctctatttggccgtCTCCACtgtggccgtcagcgcggccttaatcagagaggaggacagggcacagaagcccgtgtactacgccagccgggcgctccgcggtgccgaggaaagataccaacctatggagaaactcgcttttgcgttggtcacggcggctcgcaagctcaagccctactttcaagcccataccgtgaacgtaatgaccgacaagcccttgcgaagggcactaagtaatcctgagaccgcaggtcgactgacgctgtgggcaatagaattgagtgagtttgacatcaaataccgtccacgtgtggccattaaaggacaagctgtagccgacttcatagcagagtttacgcatgacgcggacaagggggcagaagaacccccccagtggaacatctacaccgacggatcatccaataagcgagttggaggagccggcatagtattgctgtcacctgaaggagacgagATTGAAtctatggtccgtctcgacttccccattaccaacaatgaatcagaatacgaagcggtagcagcaggactcgacctagccaaagccgccggagctgaaagtgtggtcgtgcattgcgactcccaagtcgtgaccaatcaagtaaacggagattatgaatgcaaaggggaaaggttgaagagatatcttgatcaagtgagggctagagtcgacgggctaaaagcaatattcgtccagatccccaggggagacaatgagcccgctgatcggctagccaaagccgcttcagcagaacatatgataacaccgggtaatgtgctttcctttgttcaaacctttccgctaatagacctcgacaacatgcaggagatacgctccgaaagaaactggactacgcagATAACTTCATACCTAAAGGACGGGGTATTGcctgaagagaaggaggcagcgagaaagttaaaagtccgagcggcaaggttcgtcttgataaaagacattctttacaagagaggtttctcccgtccttacctgagatgtctcggggttgaagaggcagactacgtgatgagggaagtacacgaaggaatatgcgggaatcattctggatcgcggtcgttggtgcacaaactgttacgagctgggtattactggccgaccatgcaaaaggatgctgagtcctacgttaaaagatgcgacaaatgccagaggttcagcaattttatcggacagccagctgaagagctaacccccataacggctccatggccgttcgctcagtggggactggacatcatgggacctttcccaacggcgataaggcagctaaagttcttggtagtgggcattgactacttcacgaaatgggtagaagcggaagccttggccaccattacagaaaagaacattagaagttttgtctggcggaacattgtatgcaggtttggtattcctagagtccttgtctcagataacgggaggcagttcgataacggccccttccgtgatttctgctcacagctaggaataaaaaaccactactcgtcccccgcccatcctcaggctaacggtcaggttgaggtcacaaaccgatccctgctaaagattatcaagactcggctcgagggggcaaagggcatatggccagaagaactgccaagcatactgtgggcatataggacaacggcgaggactccgacaggagagacaccgtttcgactgacatacgggagcgaggcagtcatcccagcggaagttgggctcacaagttacagggttcacaaccacgacgagggaaggaatgacaaatccatgaggctacagctggaccttatAGATGAAGTCAGGTCGGCAGCAGAAcagaggatcgctagataccaggatcgcatgtccagacatTTCAATTCCCGGGTCCGACGAAGAAGCTTCCAAgcaggagacctcgtactcaggagggtcatgggtacaactagagaccctacacagggaaaactaggccccaactgggaaggaccctacagagttacgtcctggaaaaggaaaggaacataccacctggagacaatagacggagaaaagctaccacatccgtggaatgccgagcacttgaggaaatactaccagtgatagcgacacgacaaccagtttttcttttaagactttttggcaCTATTAACTTTTCTTTCAACTGTTTAACtatatttttgctacaatattgtcgtgccttttttaagcccaagggggcaggcacttttcctttacgcatttctatagtcagatgcaattttgatcttctacttgaatgtatgtcattgcaattgtccacaaagttaacggaaacaaaatgaagtccacaagacggacggatcgtcctacgtggacgatcaccctaagtccgcaaggtggacggatcatcctacaggaatgataaccttaagtccataagatggacggatattcctacagggacgatcaccctacaagatggacggatcgtcctacaaggacgatcaccctaagtccacaaggtggacggatcatccaacagggatgataaccttaagtccacaagatggacggataaactatgaagtccacaagatggacggatcgtcctacaaggacgatcaccctaagtccgcaaggtggacggatcatcctacaggaatgataaccttaagtccataagatggacggatattcctacagggacgatcaccctaagtccacaatgtggacggatcatccaacagggatgataaccttaagtccacaagatggacggataaactatgaagtccacaagatggacggatcgtcctacaaggacgatcaccctaagtccacaaggtggacggatcatccaacagggatgataaccttaagtccacaagatggacggataaactatgaagtccacaagatggacggatcgtcctacaaggacgatcaccctaagtccacaagatggacggatcatccaacaggaatgataaccttaagtccacaagatggacggataaactatgaagtccacaagatggacggatcgtcctacaaggacgatcaccctaagtccgcaaggtggacggatcatcctacaggaatgataaccttaagtccacaagatggacggatattcctacagggacgatcaccctaagtccacaagatggacggatcgtcctacagggacgataGCCCTAAGTCCACAATATGGACGGACAAAatataagtccacaagatggacggaccgTCCTGCAAGGACGATCGCTTTatgtccacaagatggacaGATCATCCTGCATGGACGACCACTTCAAGTCCacattaagtccacaagatggacgggtcatcctacaaggacgatcaccacaaggtggacggactATACTAAATGAGGATAACTTAGTCCACAAAATGACCCCTTAAAGTTCACAGGTTGGACGGATCGTCCGCAACGTGGACGGAAATAAGATGAAGCAAATAAGACGGACTAATTATCTTAGATAACAAAGTAGTACCAACAAGGTGGACGGAGTATTCCACAGGTTTTGCAAAGAATAAGTTTCTAAGATCAAAAAACGTACTTAAACGCGAGCGGATGTAAACAGGTCAAGCAAcgacaaaattcaaaacatataaaataaagtgCACGGATTCATTTAACAAAAGGGGCCATTAAACGGCAATGTTTACACATCATCAACAACGGATGAGAATtgttccaaaaagaaaaataataaaataaaataaaaataaaaatccttctACTGAGCCTTGTCCGCATTATCGACGGGCTGTGGAACCGTCTCCGTGTCAGGCTCAACTTGGTCAACTTTTGCTGGGGCAGATGCCCCGTCAACAACTGCGTCGTCGACATCAAAGAGGTCGTCTGTATCCTCGGAGGCAACAGGCACGACGGATGACTGGACCGGGTCTTCAACTTTGAACTTGGAAGGATCCACGTCTGGATAAGCTTGCCTGACTTGACGGAGGGCATCCATGAAGCCCTGATGGAAAGAGTCGCCCAGCTCAGTGATTAGGGCGTCGGAGTCACGGTATTCACGGACCGCCGCGTCCTTAGCTTGACGGACTTCGTTTTTCAGCTCGGCTATCTCTTTGTCCTTGCTCTCTAGAGCCTTCTTTGCCTCCTCCGTCATCTGTTCAAGGCTCTTCCTTGCCTTCTCCGACAGCTCaagctttttctctattttgggtCTCCAGTTTCGCATTTGGAGGAGTTCTTCCTCCGTCTTCTCCGCCTTGGCCCGTACACGATCCAAGGCCGTCTCTTGGCTGAGGCaccgtcccatcagccccttcatcatgaccattgCCTGAAAAATAACAACACAGTTGTAAAACAAACTTTCGACAGATGATTTAAGTTGTATTTGGGTAGTAGACGGACTATCTTACCTGTGTAATGGCAAACAGGCCCgactcccccatggcctccgtcgagtgGTTGCCTAAGTCTTCGTAATCCTCCGCCGAGATGATGGAGGAAATCTGTTCTAAGGCATGCTTAGAATCCTCTCGAAGAAGGACGGGCGGCTTCTCGTCAACCTTCGACGGGCCTTTCATCAAACCCTTGCCAACCCcgtgtttggttggagtgacCGTCTTCGGAGGCTCCGCCATGAGTCCCACGACGGGTTCTAAAGACACTTTGGCCTTCTTGGCCTGACGGTCCGCTTTGGGCTGAGTCTTCCGCTTAGCAGACGGATTGCTCGGGCCCGTCGCAGGAGGAGTGTCGTCAGCAGTCTTCTTTGCAGCCTTTGACCGAATCAAGGCTCTTCTCTTAGCATCGTCCATCTCTGAAACGTGGACGGGGGagttaattaacaaaaaataagatgcACAAATTCTTTAACTAAAGGGTGACGAACTTACGTCTCCTTATCTGTGTTTCGTACTTGACGGCAGCCGCTGTAGGTTCCGGTCCGTCGCAATACCAGTGAATGGTATTTAGTGTTACCAgcttcgcccaagtcctttcctccggcttgGTCCTTTAAAGGATTTTCTCAATGAAAGCAAACTCCTCAAGGTCAATTTGGGGCCGTCGTCTAactgcaaaagaagaaagaggacggttagattatattcaaaaaaaaaaaaaaaaaaaaaaaaaaaaaaaaaaagaaggaaacttAGTAATGTTAGAGTTTGGAGGATAGTCCATACTAGACGGATCCAATATGCCCCAAGtagtgtcgacgggcatgaaaTCTGTCTCTCCAGGACGACCCATCCAACCGTCGCCTTCTAGGAAGAAGAACCGACTCTTCCAATCCCTATTTGAGTCCGGCGTATCATAGATGACTTTCAGCAACGGACTCCTAGGGACGAAGCTATAAATCCCCCTGGATTTGTCAATCTCGTCCGGACGGTAGTAGTGGAAAAACTCCCTAACCGTCAGCCTCCTTTCTCCGTTGGACATGGCACCGTACAGTACCTCCATCGCTATAAAAACTCTCCAAGCGTTAGGGGAAATCTGGTTCACAGATAACCCCAGCTGACGGAGGAGCAAACGGTGAAGCGAACTCAATGGAAATCTAAGTCCGGCCTTCAACATTTGCTCATACACCCCGACTCCCTCTACCCCGTCATAGTAACACCTCTCTGATTTGTAGGGTAGACGGATCGTAACATTCTCTGGAATTtggtaattatctctaaaagtCTTAAAGTGCTTTTCCTTGATAACGGACGTGAAGAAattcaccgtccactctggtagcatgaCGAACTTCCTAAGCCCATCAGCACCAATGACGGATCTGACAACTTGATCCTCACCAACACCAGGTCCCTCGTCTGGATCAACCACCTCCAGATCCTCATATGTTGAGGACGAGGAAGATGTGGACGGACTACTATCATCTGGACTACCTTGTTCTCGTTGACTGGACGGatatacttcctcgtaatccACCCCGTCACGAATAACTGACTGATTActcgacgcactagacatttcctacacgAAATGACAAGAGCCTAAGACTCTGACGGTCTATGTGTCTATAACGGATGTGGAttgtaaggaaaattaaaacaagtatGAGTTTTAAGAAGAGCACTTACCAGTTTTGCCAACAAAGTGACGAAGGACGGCGTTGACGACTAAGGTAAATGAACGGATCAGCAAATTACGACGGGTGCGCTCTGACAAGGGTGACGGGTGAGCTCTGACAGCTTGATTTCTACTGAAACTGATGAAATGAGAGGAATCTCTCCATTATTTATAAGAGAGATGCACGGAagtcgaagcgtcgcttcgatCCGAGACAAGGTCCAATCAGCTTGCAACACGTGTCATCGGCATTAATTACCTTCGTACAGCCTGTTTGTAATTGGTGTAATCGACGGACTCCTCGTTTGAACCGTCATCCTATCTTGTGTTGATCCGTCACACCCGTTATGACAACTTTAAACTCCCCGTCACATGAGTCTCCTTCCGTTGTAAAAATACCCGTCATACCATCACTTTCggatcgtcaccccattgatcctatgtcctaaaaactgacggaccattggggtgaagggggcaactgaagacgGTTAGAAATGCGGAATACATGACGGGCCCACCTGGACGGACATGACGGCCCTGATTGACGGGCCCACCTAACGGGCTTGACGGGTTGGGACTGTTGGGCCTGTGCAAGGGCTATCCCAcgcgctttgaaggcccatcgctgatTGGCCCaataagggcccatgatccggaaacggaaatccttgctcaccacgcttgGAAGAATTGGGactagagtcccacattgaaaagatgtgaaaaccaaaaaggaaaagtcaaccctcTATCACTATAAAAGGTCTAATACCCACAgtaatcgaggtacgctttaactgaccctctctaacgctctaagtaaaacaagaacaattctaacttgaccgtcggagaacctttggccggcaccacaccggtgctctttgAAGGACGTCCGTCGATTGTTtttgtcgtgcaggttcgattcgagacgcgagtacggtgtgacccattggtgacaattttcgacgtcatcaataacaaaattgaacttttttttgggtccaAAACAATGGTTTTAGTAGTAATATTCaaaatactaattttaaaaGAGACCATAAACTTTACATAATATAAATAGTATTTCAGctaatttgtaaatatatagTATATCAAAGTTCTTTTGAATATACATtattgtaagtttctttaagaccttctctcatttttccatgtgtgtgttaaaaatatttagtattcttaaattaaaaaaaaaaaaaatatatatatatatatatatatagtatatcaataggttcaaattagtctaatatataattttttttatcaaataaagaactttaattcaaattttgaaagcAAGCCAATATATATTCATCATTGTCTATAAAATAAGTATAGAAAGTAGAAAGTTGTTCCTCAAAGTTTATAAAAGCAAGTTCAAGCTCATAATAAGGCTCTCACAAAGTAGAGATAtatagggggtgtttggtagagtagtttgagaaaagttatttgtagttttttgaaatatgtgtagatgaaaatgtgtgtaaaaatatatataatgttgtttaaaatgtaaaaatgtgagtttgagatgcaagaccaaacaggccctatcccacaaaatacaataaaatttcaatttacaGCTGGgaaaagattttattatttaagttaactgaaatccattatttttttataatataaaaatatgtatatagttGTGtcattcaccaaaaaaaaaaaattatacatgaatTACCTATTTAgttaataaaagaataaagtaCATCCGAGGGCCATTGATGTACAAAGCTAGATGGGCTCGGCCCATGGGCCCTATACCATAACATACCAGTCAAGAATCAAGATCACCACACTGTAGCACCCATTATGCTCAGCTCATGTTTCCGGAGTCTTTCatgcttctttcttcttcagcccccaaaaacaaaaatcccaaaaattttttttttttaatcaaaatcgaaaaaacccaaattttgttttgttgattttggaAGATGGGAATCATAAAGAGTAGCTTTTCGTTCATAGTAGGGACGGTGTGTGGAATATACATAGCTCAAAACTACGCCGTTCCGAACATAAGGAAGCTCACCCACGATGCCCTCTACAAGGCCAAGCTCGTCGAAGAGAAGTACCGAAAGCCCAAAACCAAGGCCGACTACGACGACGACGATGGCTAGGATCCGACCCGACCTGACCCCGTCTTGCCAAAATCCAACCAGGTCTTCAAGATAAACTCTTGTACTTTGAATTCTAGAGGAATAcagtgaatttttttattttttattttttgaattcagATATTGATTGTGAAACTTGTGTAAAGTCAGTGttttttattcatcaataaTAGTTTGGAATCACttatcaaacaaaaagagaaaaaagattgtgtttttactttttttttaatagaatattGTAAATAGGCTGAACTGGACCGAACCGGACCGAACAATAggtttatatgatttttaatgttttggatTTCAGTTGGATATTTCAGGGACAAATTTGATAGAATTGTTTGCTAGATTattgtttgattggtctcgggGGCGCGGGGTTTTACTAATTGTAACTCCGTTCTTGAATTTTGAGATTCATTTTCGTGTACATGAAGTAGTATAGT is part of the Quercus robur chromosome 9, dhQueRobu3.1, whole genome shotgun sequence genome and harbors:
- the LOC126700825 gene encoding uncharacterized protein LOC126700825, encoding MDDAKRRALIRSKAAKKTADDTPPATGPSNPSAKRKTQPKADRQAKKAKVSLEPVVGLMAEPPKTVTPTKHGVGKGLMKGPSKVDEKPPVLLREDSKHALEQISSIISAEDYEDLGNHSTEAMGESGLFAITQAMVMMKGLMGRCLSQETALDRVRAKAEKTEEELLQMRNWRPKIEKKLELSEKARKSLEQMTEEAKKALESKDKEIAELKNEVRQAKDAAVREYRDSDALITELGDSFHQGFMDALRQVRQAYPDVDPSKFKVEDPVQSSVVPVASEDTDDLFDVDDAVVDGASAPAKVDQVEPDTETVPQPVDNADKAQ
- the LOC126699629 gene encoding uncharacterized protein LOC126699629, with product MGIIKSSFSFIVGTVCGIYIAQNYAVPNIRKLTHDALYKAKLVEEKYRKPKTKADYDDDDG